One genomic region from Mesorhizobium terrae encodes:
- a CDS encoding histone deacetylase family protein encodes MKTVYSPLHAGHAGTMELMSGAIMPGFEKPSRAEIIKARVESEKLGPILAPEVHDLAAAKRVHKADYIDFLPTVYPEWEALGRSGSAIPYTWPTRGLRGDVVPATLDGKLGHYSFDAGAPFVKGTWEAIKSSYDVVMTGAKLVKNGERAAFALCRPPGHHAGAGFMGGYCYINNAAVAAQWFLDQGAKRIAILDVDYHHGNGTQEIFYARADVQVLNLHGDPMVEYPYFLGHADEDGEGAGEGFNINYPLPFGTTWEAWNAALEDACAKLAAYAPDVVVVSLGVDTFEKDPISQFKLKSGDYPKIGARIARLNLPTLFVMEGGYAVDEIGVNAVGVLTGFEGR; translated from the coding sequence ATGAAGACTGTCTATTCGCCGCTCCATGCCGGCCACGCCGGCACGATGGAACTGATGTCGGGAGCGATCATGCCTGGCTTCGAGAAACCGTCCCGGGCCGAAATCATCAAGGCACGGGTCGAGAGCGAGAAGCTGGGGCCGATCCTGGCGCCGGAGGTTCACGACCTCGCCGCCGCCAAGCGCGTGCACAAGGCCGACTACATCGACTTCCTGCCGACCGTCTATCCGGAGTGGGAGGCGCTTGGACGTTCCGGCTCGGCCATCCCTTACACCTGGCCGACGCGCGGCCTGCGCGGCGACGTGGTGCCGGCTACGCTCGACGGCAAGCTCGGCCATTATTCCTTCGACGCCGGCGCACCTTTCGTGAAGGGCACTTGGGAAGCGATCAAATCGTCCTATGACGTCGTCATGACCGGCGCCAAGCTGGTCAAGAACGGCGAGCGCGCCGCCTTCGCCTTGTGCCGTCCGCCCGGCCACCATGCCGGCGCCGGCTTCATGGGCGGCTATTGCTACATCAACAACGCGGCAGTCGCCGCGCAATGGTTCCTCGACCAGGGCGCCAAACGCATCGCCATCCTCGATGTCGACTACCACCACGGCAACGGCACGCAGGAAATCTTCTATGCCAGGGCAGACGTTCAGGTGCTGAACCTGCATGGCGATCCGATGGTCGAGTACCCCTATTTCCTCGGCCATGCCGACGAAGATGGCGAGGGCGCCGGCGAAGGCTTCAACATCAACTACCCGCTTCCCTTCGGCACGACCTGGGAAGCCTGGAACGCCGCGCTGGAAGACGCCTGCGCCAAGCTCGCCGCCTACGCACCCGATGTCGTCGTCGTCTCGCTGGGCGTCGACACTTTCGAAAAGGACCCGATCAGCCAGTTCAAGCTGAAGAGCGGCGACTATCCGAAGATCGGCGCCCGCATCGCCAGGCTGAACCTACCGACACTGTTCGTCATGGAAGGTGGTTATGCCGTCGACGAGATCGGCGTCAACGCCGTCGGCGTGCTGACCGGCTTCGAGGGCCGCTGA